A single Pseudomonas sp. DC1.2 DNA region contains:
- a CDS encoding neuraminidase-like domain-containing protein, with amino-acid sequence MAQHNIGGLLEKRRSALVEYCIGQVGKPAQDKFNFLRTPGDLFELLRLDPLDSYPVQSSWVAEATSCAQQFIHAAYRKLEPGYEQQAFDPKDLKLWELYNNYPDWAAVAQIGVYPENFINPFVRQRKTGLFKTLENDLNQTRLNSDSVQRALQNYLQTFEQTCNLDVLSGYMDGTTPSRADYYFIGRQRVPPFQCFWRKAEIELAPGCTAINPVAWGEWQPVDIGTGDTVLDIRPVFWGGRLCVVWAQWRNRTVEVVDGQPIVRLPYRLEINLAFMTQNGQWSAPLSLHASELESDVSASARLIATVAVGDRHPKGVLGVSLRNATPNLNVFVVRDVLMRPVPEDNGTWLDFLALYRFPDALTVQHPLSAQNQPTVTAEFTAPGSLTSYYGLQVLFISGSDKDRLVVRGMCKLTALVPATATFTLTLLNPASGDPQVVEVVGSTVGGWATPWMQVERTAGGFTANVQFTLGGTAVYGTTKFTLAMSGLPRFVPAALEKNTANAAQFIAFKQTGTLAHARLNSLFGPELVQRAHVSVEAVLDWETQFLMEPPPDSAALAEPNGAYNGANGLYFWELSFHLPHLVAIRLRAEDRYQDAQNWLHYLFDPRAPANEASIPSKPAYWRCRPLVSDGNLGCESQLPIDPDAIGYSAPRHLRILVFIEYVKNLIAWGDWYYRQLTRDNLVAAKLCYVQAEFLMGKPPVARAVTDWETTTVGQLLTMSSTRPALEQFEKNLEFALADIPPSAQAAPLLGLLANEPFKLPINGQLLDLFDLPGRRLNNLRNNLTLDGKPLDIPLFSPPTNPNQLLRDLAAGGVGGPRSMGGRLVVGAFHWRVVFDIAMRSVQALQDYGSQVLRLLEQRDRAEQEETQQSHLVELGDYARAVQEQSIAQLEANVTSLIQSRATARERADTYARWYEENVSAVEYEVMENLQVAKKLHVASTALQAVGAAIDSVPNIFGLANGGHRPGSIAYAVGNGLELASAAVQIDADKQAVTETYRLRRREWELQRNQAMAETLAIDEQIAAQRIAVDAARASLDQTLRGNAQALTVYNFMKKRATNAELFGWLLGQLKALHYQAYDAVLSLCLNAQSSLSAETGEYDSVPALPQVWLDNRYGLTAGEHLREYLLRMERRHLQSHERRLDRVKTVSLRRLFDDASDPQAVHADWHAALDWLQGSGVLEFKLTQLLFDREHPGDYCRLINSVEVDLPVLVGPYEDVRATLQQIGSTTATRASAHSVEYLLWPDETVAPADVQFNLRSGQQIGLSVGIADNGMSAIKPDEGLLNPFENTGAVSRWQLNFPWPKKAAQSAMLDSLTDVIVRIRYTAKGGEPSFRLAVENLVNRAENSGLKRAGRGGHRHE; translated from the coding sequence ATGGCACAGCACAACATCGGCGGTTTGCTTGAAAAACGTCGTTCGGCACTGGTCGAGTACTGCATCGGTCAGGTCGGTAAACCCGCCCAGGACAAGTTCAACTTCCTGCGCACCCCTGGGGATCTGTTTGAGCTGCTGCGCCTCGATCCGCTGGACAGCTACCCGGTGCAGAGTTCCTGGGTAGCCGAGGCGACCAGTTGCGCCCAGCAATTCATTCATGCGGCTTACCGAAAATTGGAGCCGGGGTATGAACAGCAGGCATTCGACCCAAAAGATCTCAAGCTCTGGGAGCTGTACAACAACTACCCGGACTGGGCGGCGGTGGCGCAAATCGGCGTTTACCCGGAGAACTTCATTAACCCGTTTGTACGCCAGCGCAAGACCGGCCTGTTCAAGACCCTTGAAAACGATTTGAACCAGACGCGCTTGAACAGTGATTCGGTGCAACGGGCCTTGCAGAATTACCTGCAAACCTTCGAGCAGACCTGCAACCTGGACGTGCTCAGCGGTTATATGGACGGCACCACGCCCAGCCGTGCCGACTATTACTTCATCGGCCGCCAGCGCGTGCCGCCGTTCCAGTGTTTCTGGCGCAAGGCCGAGATCGAACTGGCGCCGGGCTGCACCGCCATCAACCCGGTGGCGTGGGGGGAGTGGCAACCGGTGGATATCGGCACGGGTGACACGGTGCTGGATATTCGCCCGGTGTTTTGGGGCGGACGCTTGTGTGTGGTGTGGGCGCAGTGGCGTAACCGGACCGTCGAGGTGGTCGACGGGCAGCCCATTGTGCGCCTGCCGTACAGGCTTGAGATCAATCTGGCGTTCATGACCCAGAACGGCCAATGGTCGGCGCCGTTGAGTTTGCACGCCAGTGAGCTTGAGAGCGACGTGTCCGCCAGCGCCCGCTTGATCGCGACGGTCGCGGTTGGTGACCGGCATCCCAAAGGCGTGCTTGGGGTGTCGCTGCGCAACGCGACCCCGAATCTCAATGTGTTCGTGGTGCGCGATGTGCTGATGCGCCCGGTGCCGGAAGACAACGGCACCTGGCTGGATTTTCTGGCGCTCTATCGCTTCCCCGATGCCTTGACTGTGCAACATCCGCTGTCCGCGCAGAACCAGCCGACAGTCACCGCTGAGTTCACTGCACCAGGCTCACTGACGAGCTATTACGGTTTGCAGGTGTTGTTTATCAGCGGCAGCGACAAGGATCGGTTGGTGGTCAGAGGGATGTGTAAGCTCACGGCGCTTGTGCCTGCGACCGCTACATTCACGCTGACGTTGCTCAATCCGGCAAGTGGCGATCCCCAGGTGGTCGAGGTGGTCGGCTCGACTGTCGGCGGTTGGGCGACGCCATGGATGCAGGTCGAGCGGACGGCCGGAGGATTTACCGCGAATGTGCAGTTCACATTGGGAGGGACCGCGGTTTATGGCACCACAAAATTTACCCTGGCAATGAGCGGCCTCCCCCGGTTTGTACCGGCAGCCCTGGAAAAAAACACCGCTAACGCCGCGCAATTCATCGCGTTCAAACAGACCGGCACATTGGCCCATGCCCGCCTGAATTCACTGTTCGGCCCGGAACTGGTGCAGCGTGCCCATGTCTCGGTGGAGGCGGTCCTGGATTGGGAAACGCAGTTCCTGATGGAACCGCCGCCCGATTCCGCCGCCCTCGCCGAACCTAACGGTGCCTACAACGGTGCCAACGGTTTGTATTTCTGGGAACTGTCGTTTCACCTGCCGCATCTGGTCGCGATACGCCTGCGGGCTGAGGATCGGTATCAGGATGCGCAGAACTGGCTGCATTACCTGTTCGACCCGCGTGCCCCGGCGAACGAGGCTTCCATTCCATCCAAACCGGCTTACTGGCGCTGCCGGCCGCTGGTCAGCGACGGCAACCTGGGGTGTGAATCCCAATTGCCAATTGACCCGGATGCCATCGGCTACTCGGCGCCCCGGCACTTGCGGATTCTGGTGTTCATCGAGTATGTGAAAAATCTGATCGCTTGGGGCGACTGGTACTACCGCCAGCTCACCCGGGACAATCTAGTGGCGGCCAAACTGTGTTACGTGCAGGCTGAGTTCCTGATGGGCAAGCCTCCGGTGGCTCGGGCGGTGACCGATTGGGAGACCACAACGGTCGGCCAACTGCTGACGATGAGCAGTACGCGCCCGGCGCTGGAGCAGTTCGAAAAAAACCTTGAATTTGCTCTGGCTGATATTCCGCCTTCAGCGCAGGCGGCACCCTTGCTCGGCCTGTTGGCCAACGAGCCGTTCAAGTTGCCGATCAATGGGCAATTGCTCGACCTGTTCGACCTGCCAGGCCGACGTCTGAATAACCTGCGCAACAACCTGACCCTGGATGGCAAGCCGCTGGATATTCCACTGTTCAGCCCGCCGACCAATCCGAACCAATTGTTGCGTGACTTGGCGGCCGGCGGCGTCGGTGGGCCACGGTCTATGGGAGGGCGCCTGGTGGTGGGCGCCTTTCATTGGCGGGTGGTCTTCGATATTGCGATGCGCTCGGTGCAGGCGTTGCAAGACTATGGCAGCCAAGTGTTGCGCCTGCTGGAACAGCGAGATCGGGCCGAGCAGGAGGAAACTCAACAGAGCCACCTGGTGGAACTGGGTGATTACGCCCGAGCGGTCCAGGAGCAGAGCATTGCCCAGCTGGAAGCGAATGTGACGTCGCTTATTCAAAGCCGTGCCACGGCGCGCGAGCGCGCCGACACCTATGCCCGTTGGTATGAGGAAAACGTCAGCGCGGTGGAATATGAGGTCATGGAAAATCTGCAAGTCGCCAAGAAACTGCACGTGGCATCGACTGCGCTGCAGGCGGTGGGGGCGGCGATCGACTCCGTCCCGAACATCTTTGGCTTGGCCAATGGTGGCCACCGCCCCGGCTCCATTGCCTACGCCGTGGGGAATGGTCTTGAACTCGCTTCGGCTGCGGTGCAGATAGATGCCGATAAACAAGCGGTCACCGAAACCTATCGCCTGCGCCGTCGCGAATGGGAGCTGCAACGTAACCAGGCCATGGCGGAGACGCTGGCCATCGATGAGCAAATTGCTGCGCAGCGGATCGCGGTAGACGCGGCCAGGGCCAGTCTTGATCAGACCCTGCGCGGCAACGCCCAGGCGCTGACGGTGTACAACTTCATGAAAAAACGCGCGACCAATGCCGAGCTATTCGGCTGGCTGCTGGGCCAGCTCAAGGCCTTGCACTACCAGGCATACGATGCGGTGCTGAGCCTGTGCCTGAATGCCCAGTCGTCCTTGAGCGCGGAAACCGGCGAGTACGATTCAGTGCCTGCCTTGCCTCAGGTGTGGCTCGACAACCGTTATGGCCTGACAGCCGGCGAACACTTGCGCGAATACCTGTTACGCATGGAACGCAGGCACTTGCAGAGCCATGAACGCCGGCTGGACCGGGTCAAGACCGTTTCCCTGCGGCGCTTGTTCGACGACGCCAGCGATCCACAAGCGGTGCATGCCGACTGGCACGCGGCGCTGGACTGGTTGCAAGGCTCCGGTGTTCTGGAGTTCAAGCTCACGCAGTTGCTGTTTGATCGCGAACACCCCGGCGACTACTGCCGGTTGATCAATTCGGTCGAGGTCGATCTGCCGGTGCTGGTCGGGCCCTATGAGGATGTGCGCGCGACCTTGCAGCAGATCGGCAGCACGACCGCCACTAGGGCGTCGGCGCATTCGGTCGAGTACTTGCTCTGGCCTGATGAAACCGTGGCTCCGGCCGATGTGCAGTTCAACCTGCGCAGCGGGCAGCAGATCGGGCTGTCGGTAGGCATTGCCGACAACGGCATGTCGGCGATCAAGCCTGATGAAGGCTTGCTCAACCCGTTCGAGAACACGGGGGCTGTCTCGCGCTGGCAATTGAATTTCCCCTGGCCGAAAAAAGCGGCGCAAAGCGCGATGCTCGATTCTTTGACCGATGTCATTGTGCGCATCCGCTACACGGCCAAGGGCGGCGAGCCAAGCTTCAGACTCGCCGTGGAAAACTTGGTGAACAGGGCCGAAAACTCCGGGCTGAAACGGGCCGGCAGAGGAGGCCACCGTCATGAATAA